The Nocardia vinacea genome contains the following window.
GGCACATCCCGAACTGCCCGAGGATCAGATCTCGGCCGCGCGCGCACTGATCTATCGGCCGCTGACCAACCCGGACGGTCCGCCGCAGCAGCAGGTGGAATACAAACTGCGCCGCTTCGTGAACGACTATCTGCAACCACCGAAAACGCAGCGCTACCTGACGCTCGGGCTGGAGGCATTCGAGCGGATGCACGCCGATATCGAGCGGATGGGCGCGCACACCCCGCATGAGCTGATGCGTTGTGCGGAGGTGACATTCATCCGGGATTGCGCCGAGATGGCTGCGCGTGCGTCACTGCGGCGCACCGAGAGCCGCTGGGGGCTCTACCATCAGCGCTCCGATCGGCCGGAGCGCGACGATGCCGAATGGTTCTGTCACCTCAACCTGTTCCGCGGTGAATCTGGGGCGATGGAGTTCACTACGCGGCCGGTCGCCCCGTACATCGTGCCGGTACCCGGATTCGTCCGGCCCGACGGTGTGCCTGATGTGGCAGCACCGGAGTTGGTCGGCGCATGGAGTGCCCGATGAGTGTCCGATTGCTCCAGTTGATGGATCTGGCCGATGAGTGTCCCGAGCTCACTGAACTTCGACCATTTCTGGTCGATCCGGATCCGGAGGTCCGCCGCACGGCGCTGTCGGTGCTCAGCGAGACCACCGAGGAGTGGGCGGCGGCCACGCCGATGATCGCGGCGGGTCTGGCCGATGTCGATGTCACCGTGCGGCACGCCGCCATCGGTCTGCTCACCGAACTGCTCGAGGTGCTGGTTCCCGGCGTGGAATTCGATGCGACACTGCGAAGCTGCGTATCGGCGGCCGAACCCGCCGTGCGCTCCGCGGCGATCGGCGCACTGTGGCGACACCGTCGGGTCGACGCCGCCGAACTGTTCGGCTTGCTCGCCGATCCGAATGCCGAGGTGCGCCGTACGGTGGTCAGCGGGCTCACGTCGGTGGATGCACTGGCCGAACTCGACGCAGCGGCCGCCGACCCCGATCCGCTCGTGCGCATCGCGGTCGCCAAAGGCGTTGCCGCGGTAGGCGATCCACGGGGATCGGCGACGCTCGTCGGACTGGCCGCTGACGACGACCCGCTCGTGCGGGCCGCCGCGCTGTCCGGGCTGGCCGAAACCGGATGCAGTGCGGAGGCGGCAGCGGTCGCCGCGACCGCGATCACCGATCCGGCCTGGCAGGTCCGCCAGGGTGCGGCGAACGCACTGGCGGTTGTCGACGCCGATTACGCCGCACCTCACCTGATTTCGGCGGTCGCCGACGACAACCTCGATGTCCGCAAAGCGGCTGTGCGTGCACTCGCCGAACGGATCGCCGAACGCCCCGAGGTCACCGCCGCCCTGCAATCCGCATTGGAGGACCCGGATGCCGATGTCCGCGCCTTCGCTCGCATCGGCATCGCCAACTCTCGGAAGGAAATCTGATGGCCCTGGTCAACTCCCGAATCGACGTTCCGGTCACCGTCGATGAACAGAAATGCATCGACGGCTGCACCCTGTGCGTCGATATGTGCCCACTGGATTCGCTCGCGATCCACCCGGATTCCGGCAAGGCGTATATGCACGTCGACGAGTGCTGGTACTGCGGCCCGTGCGCGGCCCGCTGTCCGGTCGGTGCCGTGACCGTCAACATCCCCTACTTGCTGCGCTGATCGCGGGCGAAGGAACACCACGATGAGGACACCACGCACGACCTTTCGAGGCCGGCTCGCGCTGCTGCTCGGCGCCGCGACGGCAGCAACCGTCGTCGTCGGCTGCGGCTACGGCAGCGACGGCAAAACGATCACCGTCGATATCGGCTATCAATCCAAGACCATCAATACCGTCACCGCGGGCACGCTGTTGCGTGATCGCGGCACGTTCGAGGCGAAGCTGGCCGAACTCGGCAAGTCGAAAGGTGTGACGTACAAGGTCGAATGGAAGGACTTCGCCGCTGGGCCCCCGCTGACCGCGCAGATGCTGGCGGGCCAGGTCGATATCGGGTCGATGGGCGATGCCCCGATCCTGGTCAACGGGTCGAAGACGCGCGATCACGCGGACGTGAAGTCAGAATTGATCGCGGTCACCGGCTACAACCTGCGTGGATCACTGAATCAGGTAGTGGTTCCGTTGGATTCATCTGCGGCGACCCTGGCGGATCTGCGCGGCAAGGTCGTTTCGACCAGCGTCGGCTCCGCCGCACACGGCATGCTCGCCACCGGCCTGTCCGGCATCGGGCTCACCCTGGACGATGTGAAACTGCTCGGCCAGGACCCGGCCGTCGGGGCGTCGGCACTGCAGGGCGATCAGGTGTCGGCGCTGGCGCAGTTCGTGCCGTGGCCGCAGAAGCTCGTCTTCGACGGTAAGGCCAGATTGCTCTATGACGGTGGTAGCGCCAACATTCCGACCTTCCACGCGGTGGTGGCGAATAAGCGATTCGACGAGGCGAACCCGGATATCGTCGCGGCATTCCTCGCCGCGCAACGCGAGACCACCGATTATCTGAACCAGAATCCGCTGGCCGCCGCGACGCGGGTCGCCGAGATCACCGGAATACCGGCAGAAGTCGTGTACTTGTACAACGGCCCCAATGGTCTGGTGAGTTTCGATCCGACCATCAAGCCCCAGCAGGTCGATGCGCTCGGCAAATTGCTGCCCTTCTTGAAGGGGCTGGGTGCGCTGGCTGATCTGGATCTCGGCGAGTTCGTCAACGACAAATACGTTCGGGCGCTGTATGGATCCGACTACGAGACCCAGCGCGCCTCGACGAGCGCCCCGAGCAGATTGAC
Protein-coding sequences here:
- a CDS encoding 4Fe-4S dicluster domain-containing protein → MALVNSRIDVPVTVDEQKCIDGCTLCVDMCPLDSLAIHPDSGKAYMHVDECWYCGPCAARCPVGAVTVNIPYLLR
- a CDS encoding ABC transporter substrate-binding protein — its product is MRTPRTTFRGRLALLLGAATAATVVVGCGYGSDGKTITVDIGYQSKTINTVTAGTLLRDRGTFEAKLAELGKSKGVTYKVEWKDFAAGPPLTAQMLAGQVDIGSMGDAPILVNGSKTRDHADVKSELIAVTGYNLRGSLNQVVVPLDSSAATLADLRGKVVSTSVGSAAHGMLATGLSGIGLTLDDVKLLGQDPAVGASALQGDQVSALAQFVPWPQKLVFDGKARLLYDGGSANIPTFHAVVANKRFDEANPDIVAAFLAAQRETTDYLNQNPLAAATRVAEITGIPAEVVYLYNGPNGLVSFDPTIKPQQVDALGKLLPFLKGLGALADLDLGEFVNDKYVRALYGSDYETQRASTSAPSRLTGTDSVCGGAVDNAATASEVWFEGADTTSVAKTPTCLLRLIAQHGGSARVGYVPDTASGMRIFAATATWVSDPAAAPDERLKPFAVKADAQAYAGGHPGAAVIDYAAALLAR